The following are from one region of the candidate division KSB1 bacterium genome:
- a CDS encoding sigma-54 dependent transcriptional regulator encodes MPRSEQAVIIDPAREEHWREVQRDVGIIGESDKTRQLIETIEQVAPTDISVLITGESGTGKELVARAIHLRSKRRNAPLITVNSSAIPEGILESELFGHEKGSFTGASGTRKGYFELAHRGSIFLDEIGELPLSIQAKLLRVLEVREFMRVGGTVVQEVDVRFIAATNRRLDEEVRKGNFRQDLYFRLNAVHIHVPALRERREDIIPLAQKFINDFCRHNHIEFEGFTESAYHLMQQYDWPGNVRELRNLVEKVIVLERGRRIDDVTLRKYISPYAFSEKALPVPIERPKEELERELLLRVLLEIKSEIAQLRELLLAGGSKRYSLYPWRGDAFTPEAEVVRAEEEEAPETMSDMEREMIISTLAKTNGNRRQAAKILGISERTLYRKILKYGLRDEKK; translated from the coding sequence GTGCCGAGATCTGAGCAGGCTGTAATCATCGACCCTGCGCGGGAGGAGCACTGGCGGGAAGTCCAACGCGACGTCGGGATTATCGGCGAATCCGATAAAACGCGCCAGCTGATCGAGACCATCGAGCAGGTTGCGCCGACCGACATCTCGGTGCTGATCACCGGCGAAAGCGGCACCGGCAAAGAATTGGTGGCGCGCGCCATCCATCTGCGCAGCAAGCGGCGAAATGCCCCGCTGATTACCGTCAACAGCAGCGCCATTCCGGAGGGAATTCTGGAATCCGAGCTGTTCGGTCATGAGAAGGGGTCGTTTACGGGCGCCTCAGGGACTCGTAAAGGCTATTTCGAATTGGCGCATCGCGGCAGCATTTTTCTCGACGAGATCGGCGAGTTGCCGCTGTCGATTCAGGCCAAACTGCTGCGGGTTTTGGAGGTGCGCGAATTTATGCGCGTAGGCGGAACCGTAGTCCAGGAGGTTGATGTGCGGTTTATCGCCGCCACCAATCGCCGACTGGATGAAGAGGTTCGCAAGGGCAATTTTCGTCAGGATTTGTACTTTCGCCTCAACGCGGTTCACATTCATGTACCTGCGCTGCGGGAACGGCGGGAGGACATCATTCCGTTAGCCCAAAAGTTCATCAATGATTTCTGCCGTCACAATCACATCGAGTTCGAGGGTTTTACCGAGAGCGCCTATCACCTGATGCAGCAGTACGACTGGCCCGGCAACGTGCGCGAGCTGCGGAATTTGGTTGAAAAAGTCATTGTTCTTGAGCGTGGGCGTCGCATAGACGATGTGACGCTTCGAAAATACATTTCTCCCTACGCATTTTCAGAAAAGGCGCTGCCGGTGCCGATTGAGCGCCCTAAAGAAGAGTTGGAGCGGGAACTCCTTCTGCGGGTATTATTGGAAATTAAAAGTGAAATCGCCCAATTACGGGAGTTGCTGCTTGCCGGTGGGTCAAAACGATACAGTTTATATCCTTGGCGCGGGGATGCTTTTACGCCGGAAGCAGAGGTGGTGCGCGCCGAGGAGGAGGAAGCGCCGGAGACCATGAGCGACATGGAACGCGAAATGATTATCTCAACCTTAGCTAAAACAAATGGTAATCGTCGCCAGGCAGCCAAGATTCTCGGCATCAGCGAGCGCACTTTGTATCGAAAGATTCTCAAATACGGTCTGCGGGATGAAAAAAAATAA
- the lptE gene encoding LPS assembly lipoprotein LptE: protein MKKNNRKSFFLALGIIIALQSCAYYSLKGSLPPHLKTVAVPLFENQTSEFGIAEKLTDTVINELVRDGSLKIADRSVADVLIEGIITSVNDRPGAFSQDERVQDINVYISVSVKVTDQVKQTVMWNERLTQFGVYDPSSGPEGRQQAYEEAFAKISQEILNKTVSTW, encoded by the coding sequence ATGAAAAAAAATAACCGAAAAAGCTTTTTTTTGGCCCTGGGCATTATTATTGCACTTCAATCTTGCGCCTATTATTCTTTAAAGGGTTCTCTGCCGCCGCACCTCAAGACGGTCGCAGTGCCGCTGTTCGAAAATCAGACGTCGGAGTTCGGCATTGCAGAAAAGTTGACCGATACCGTGATCAATGAATTGGTGCGCGACGGCAGCTTAAAGATCGCCGACCGTTCGGTAGCCGACGTGCTGATCGAAGGAATCATCACCAGCGTGAATGACCGTCCGGGCGCCTTTTCGCAGGACGAACGGGTGCAGGATATCAATGTTTACATCTCGGTCAGCGTCAAGGTTACGGATCAGGTCAAGCAGACGGTCATGTGGAACGAACGGCTGACGCAATTCGGCGTCTACGATCCGAGCAGCGGCCCGGAAGGCCGTCAGCAGGCCTACGAAGAAGCCTTTGCCAAGATCAGCCAGGAAATTCTCAACAAAACTGTTTCGACATGGTAG
- a CDS encoding tetratricopeptide repeat protein, giving the protein MPFIAFENSDIDWLKRKVEQNPASIFHARLADYYLRQKEYDRALEHAQKSVVLHPDYPSAHWVLAKCYYERQEYDKANKSLQDLLRLDPQHPAALKLSCELMKQVGDLYKAKEYLRRILEIDPADKDIVKQLAGEEERLEPADRSASHAAPEASAPSIPAARIDESQEPQAPPARTVEEAPEQPSETNWDISQFEFLNTETVPGAPTPEPSPWPAMEVTPTPETEETPAAAPQNLDWLFDTQQTGPQPETPVEENGSVEFQTAFPADEAEETAPAASVEEPPSVQDDFDLNWDSIQQDLNLQSETRQFNEMLEEIFRIDLDVEEQQEKQEHALIQNAAYEPEAAEENPIEFSLEEPFTDAGAPADAEFQPSFQEPFSNGVQMPAAETDQSEKSGSNLFEQIFGTSNPTQNETIPAEPFAPASSTGKDERPSRNIDIKDVLAGLDIREDAILQEAPQIEAVKPPEEPSRPGIQRPPFAGEEEYPPAEESEADKSSVSYGVESHGEPEEEKSVRRAPTKFITPTLGEIYASQGQYAKAIGVYENLLKNDPQNIVYRQKLEWLRQKLQEQQLSGLQ; this is encoded by the coding sequence ATGCCTTTTATCGCATTTGAAAATAGTGACATCGATTGGCTAAAGAGAAAGGTCGAACAAAACCCTGCTTCCATTTTTCACGCTCGACTGGCAGACTATTACCTCCGCCAGAAAGAATATGACCGCGCCCTTGAGCACGCTCAGAAAAGCGTCGTTCTACATCCCGATTATCCGTCGGCGCATTGGGTTCTGGCCAAGTGCTATTACGAACGCCAGGAATATGATAAGGCAAATAAAAGCCTTCAGGATTTGTTACGCCTCGATCCTCAACATCCCGCTGCTTTAAAACTGAGCTGCGAACTGATGAAGCAGGTGGGCGATCTCTATAAAGCCAAAGAGTATCTCCGCCGAATTTTAGAGATCGATCCGGCAGACAAGGACATAGTCAAACAGCTGGCCGGAGAAGAGGAGCGGTTGGAACCGGCCGACCGCAGCGCCTCACACGCAGCACCGGAAGCATCGGCTCCGAGTATACCGGCGGCGCGAATCGATGAATCGCAGGAACCGCAGGCGCCCCCTGCTAGAACTGTGGAGGAGGCGCCAGAACAGCCGTCTGAGACGAATTGGGACATTTCACAGTTTGAGTTTTTAAATACCGAAACGGTACCCGGCGCTCCAACTCCGGAGCCGTCGCCTTGGCCGGCGATGGAGGTTACCCCGACTCCCGAAACCGAAGAAACACCTGCTGCTGCACCACAGAATTTGGATTGGCTGTTCGACACGCAACAAACCGGACCGCAACCGGAAACTCCTGTGGAAGAGAACGGCAGTGTCGAGTTTCAAACTGCCTTTCCTGCAGATGAGGCGGAAGAGACCGCACCCGCCGCCTCCGTTGAAGAGCCGCCTTCCGTCCAAGATGATTTTGATTTGAACTGGGACTCTATTCAGCAGGATTTGAACCTCCAGAGCGAAACGCGCCAGTTCAATGAAATGCTGGAGGAAATCTTTCGCATTGATCTGGATGTCGAGGAGCAACAGGAAAAGCAGGAGCATGCACTGATTCAGAACGCTGCTTACGAACCGGAAGCGGCTGAGGAGAATCCGATAGAGTTTTCTTTGGAAGAACCCTTTACAGACGCCGGCGCACCGGCCGACGCGGAATTTCAGCCTTCCTTCCAAGAGCCGTTTTCCAATGGCGTGCAAATGCCGGCAGCGGAAACAGATCAATCCGAGAAATCCGGTTCCAATTTATTCGAGCAAATTTTCGGCACCTCAAATCCGACTCAGAACGAGACCATACCTGCAGAACCCTTTGCGCCGGCTTCTTCAACCGGCAAAGACGAGCGGCCGTCTCGTAACATTGACATAAAGGATGTATTAGCGGGCCTCGACATTCGTGAGGATGCGATTTTGCAGGAGGCTCCCCAAATAGAGGCGGTAAAGCCGCCGGAGGAGCCGTCCAGACCGGGGATTCAGCGGCCGCCTTTTGCGGGTGAGGAAGAGTATCCGCCTGCTGAAGAATCCGAAGCCGATAAATCCTCTGTATCTTATGGGGTAGAGTCTCACGGCGAACCAGAGGAAGAAAAAAGCGTCAGGCGCGCACCGACCAAGTTCATTACGCCGACCTTGGGAGAAATCTATGCGTCGCAGGGTCAATACGCCAAGGCGATCGGCGTTTATGAGAATCTGCTGAAAAACGATCCGCAAAACATTGTCTATCGGCAAAAGCTGGAATGGCTGCGGCAAAAGCTCCAGGAACAGCAGCTCTCCGGATTGCAATAA
- a CDS encoding glycosyltransferase family 2 protein, with the protein MGKRVFSDRIGSQEIDISVVIVTFNNRFTIGRCIETLARFMSPLQVELILIDNASSDGTKTLLEEIDRRLHSDFASLTIMFNSKNLGYTQAVNQGLVLCRGRWVLLLNPDIEFVAPILATLTALFSRSEIVAVAPQLRYPDGKIQPSCRRFPIKRDILFEVLGLSRLFPHSTFFNRWRMPDFAHDHSCAVEQPQGAFLLIRRSIMQTVGLLDERFPMFFSDVDLCRRLCRHGVIWFCSEGYVVHLKGVSVHQVRDRMIVSSHRSFADYFAKYDQTNRQAAATLLIRFVLLCALPIRLAAVVLQKR; encoded by the coding sequence ATGGGGAAGCGCGTTTTTTCCGACCGCATAGGCTCTCAAGAAATCGATATTTCTGTGGTCATTGTGACTTTCAACAATCGTTTTACGATCGGGCGATGCATCGAAACGCTCGCCCGATTTATGTCCCCCCTGCAGGTTGAATTGATTCTCATCGATAACGCCTCTTCAGACGGCACAAAGACCCTGCTGGAAGAAATCGATCGCCGGCTGCATTCCGACTTTGCTTCATTGACGATTATGTTCAACTCTAAAAATTTAGGCTACACGCAGGCCGTCAACCAGGGGCTTGTCCTTTGCCGCGGCAGATGGGTCCTGCTTCTTAACCCCGATATCGAATTCGTCGCCCCGATTCTGGCGACTTTGACGGCTTTATTTTCACGAAGCGAGATCGTCGCCGTTGCACCGCAGCTGCGTTACCCCGACGGCAAGATTCAGCCTTCCTGCCGGCGCTTTCCCATCAAACGCGATATTCTATTCGAAGTCCTCGGCCTATCGCGGCTTTTTCCCCACAGCACTTTTTTCAACCGTTGGCGCATGCCCGATTTTGCCCATGATCATTCCTGCGCCGTTGAGCAGCCTCAGGGCGCCTTTCTGCTTATCCGCCGCTCGATCATGCAGACCGTCGGGCTTTTAGACGAGCGGTTTCCGATGTTTTTCAGCGACGTCGATCTCTGTCGGCGACTTTGTCGGCACGGCGTCATCTGGTTCTGCTCCGAAGGATACGTCGTGCATCTGAAAGGCGTCAGCGTTCACCAGGTGCGTGACCGAATGATCGTCAGCTCGCATCGATCGTTTGCCGACTATTTTGCAAAATATGACCAAACCAACCGTCAAGCTGCGGCTACGCTATTGATCCGTTTTGTTCTCTTGTGTGCTTTGCCTATACGGCTGGCGGCTGTAGTTTTGCAAAAACGATGA
- a CDS encoding S8 family serine peptidase, with translation HAAQAWDLQRGSSSVVVGVIDTGIDYRHPDLQESLWFNSAEKPNGRDDDGNGFVDDLYGWDFTDAPNYPDGGDYLLRDNDPMDEHGHGTAVAGLIAARTDNGIGIAGLAHGCRVMNLRAFTASGYGEEDDVAAAILYATANGAQVINMSFGDVFVSRLMEDIVRYAAAQGVILVASAGNSATNEIHYPSGFAETISVAATDENDQPASFSNHGGTIDLSAPGSSIISTSLRGGYAKWNGTSFSAPFVSAAAALLLSQRPNLSADAVRAVLVNSADDLGTPGWDDRFGAGRLNVYRALTLPDGAIAQILFPVLDAGLAHGPIDIIGSAWTPLFVGYRLEFGYGTSPKSWTILAEGREPVIEGLLGRWEKLPEQEGEISLRLMVKDRRNRETTAQTRLFIDHSAPQISSVTVLPMLDADRRAVLIQYETDDLCEGSLFYRIRGENEFHELPLTYRTRTLRRLLNQEKVEGEIEFKVAARNGAGLVSIDDNQGLYYRADLSLPPVDAGLLTQKGIVLPFGRLLGKSSDFDADGRPEVILSVGESGAVGPIKLFEWDGTAMQEVFAAALPLIPRDVGDADGDGVPELLAGYGVDSYLFAGSGVGDFPSQLKAIWRGDGVRQYWAGRIADTDRDGRAEIIMRVVQTSGESFDRWEVHERNMRGEFETAAVLANPTKGENFNGVPHCEIADFDGDGRLEILLGDSDGDVYIYENRGDNTFITEWQDRLPLLDAVDYLAVGDFDGDGISDFAAGCHSDPNLNTEHDYDARHWCVRVYLHEGDNRYHAAAEQRIFGFASPRNYLSSLSAGDLDGDGKDELFVTAFPDFYIFRYQDNELQPVYHHLNAQNAAVLSEDLDGDGRKELLLGDGSELQAMIMADEGAAPAVPAGLSARPLDEHRVRLSWRAVEGADSYRLYKGRRQDNLTLAAETVQTIYFDEDVKEDSLYYYAVQAVDLQKQPPHSRLSNTVTAQPGVRPQLISAVYEAAAAVRLTFSKAMGVSAKDAVNYRLNRGSRPSSAAEAAGGKEWVLSFSVPLAEGQSLIECIGLADRNGVPMDSMKSSAEFWVPAPTIYPFLQQADFSNDGIRLIFNTEMMIESLNDTAHYRINGKRPAEVQALSKRECIVTPLQQPAAGDTLRMTVRNLRAENGRTIHLGRGDSIVLIVPKQDQTSRGISVFPNPCPATAETAFVTFVGLSAGEQLVIMTSEGHRVKTLRQSEATHSLRWDLTNDKGERVAPGVYLFRSSERHRFGKVAIVR, from the coding sequence TTCATGCGGCTCAAGCATGGGACCTCCAGCGCGGCAGCAGCTCCGTGGTTGTCGGCGTCATCGACACCGGCATAGATTACCGCCATCCGGATCTACAGGAGAGTCTCTGGTTCAATTCGGCGGAAAAACCCAACGGCCGCGACGATGACGGCAATGGTTTTGTCGATGATCTCTACGGCTGGGACTTTACCGATGCGCCGAATTATCCTGACGGCGGAGATTACCTGCTGCGCGACAATGATCCCATGGACGAGCACGGCCACGGTACGGCCGTTGCGGGTTTGATTGCCGCGCGTACAGACAACGGTATCGGGATTGCCGGATTGGCGCACGGTTGCCGCGTCATGAACCTGCGCGCTTTTACGGCTTCCGGATATGGCGAGGAAGATGATGTCGCTGCGGCCATCCTTTATGCGACGGCGAACGGCGCCCAAGTCATCAACATGAGCTTCGGAGATGTATTTGTGTCGCGTTTGATGGAAGATATTGTGCGCTATGCAGCCGCCCAGGGCGTGATCCTAGTTGCCTCCGCCGGTAATTCAGCGACCAACGAGATTCATTATCCCTCAGGCTTTGCAGAAACGATTTCCGTGGCTGCAACGGATGAAAACGATCAGCCCGCCTCTTTTTCGAATCACGGCGGCACCATCGATCTCTCGGCTCCGGGCAGCTCAATTATCAGCACTTCTTTGAGGGGCGGCTATGCCAAATGGAACGGAACTTCCTTTTCGGCACCTTTTGTATCAGCCGCGGCGGCGCTGCTGCTGTCGCAGCGGCCCAATCTCTCGGCGGATGCCGTGCGCGCCGTGCTGGTCAATTCCGCCGATGACCTCGGAACGCCCGGATGGGACGACCGTTTCGGCGCCGGACGATTGAACGTTTACCGCGCGCTGACCCTGCCGGACGGCGCAATCGCGCAGATTCTTTTTCCGGTATTGGATGCGGGACTGGCGCACGGGCCGATTGACATTATCGGCTCGGCGTGGACGCCTCTCTTTGTCGGTTATCGCTTGGAATTCGGATACGGAACGTCTCCTAAGAGTTGGACGATCCTCGCCGAAGGCCGAGAGCCCGTGATCGAAGGGTTACTCGGCCGTTGGGAAAAGCTGCCCGAACAGGAGGGTGAGATTTCCCTTCGTCTGATGGTCAAGGACCGGCGCAATCGAGAGACGACGGCACAAACGCGACTGTTCATCGATCACAGCGCGCCGCAGATCAGTTCCGTCACCGTGCTGCCCATGCTGGATGCCGATCGACGCGCCGTGCTGATTCAGTATGAAACCGACGACCTCTGCGAAGGGTCTTTATTTTACCGAATCCGTGGGGAAAACGAATTTCACGAGCTGCCTCTGACCTACCGCACACGCACCCTGCGTCGATTGCTCAATCAGGAGAAGGTCGAGGGCGAGATCGAATTTAAAGTTGCCGCGCGCAACGGCGCCGGTCTGGTCTCGATCGACGACAATCAGGGACTCTATTATCGCGCTGATCTTTCTCTACCCCCCGTAGACGCAGGCTTGTTGACGCAAAAGGGCATTGTCCTGCCTTTCGGTCGACTCTTGGGCAAAAGCAGCGATTTCGATGCGGACGGTCGACCTGAGGTAATTCTATCCGTCGGCGAGTCGGGCGCCGTCGGTCCGATCAAGCTTTTTGAGTGGGACGGGACTGCAATGCAGGAGGTCTTTGCCGCGGCCTTGCCTCTCATTCCGCGCGACGTCGGCGATGCGGACGGCGACGGAGTGCCGGAACTGCTGGCAGGCTACGGCGTCGACAGCTATCTGTTTGCCGGATCCGGCGTCGGCGATTTTCCTTCTCAGCTCAAGGCAATCTGGCGGGGCGACGGGGTTCGTCAGTATTGGGCAGGCCGTATTGCTGATACGGACCGCGACGGCCGTGCAGAGATCATCATGCGCGTCGTGCAGACGAGCGGTGAATCCTTTGATCGCTGGGAAGTGCATGAAAGGAATATGCGCGGCGAATTCGAAACAGCAGCCGTACTTGCCAATCCGACCAAAGGAGAAAATTTCAACGGTGTGCCGCACTGCGAGATTGCCGATTTTGACGGCGACGGCCGCTTGGAAATTTTGCTCGGCGACAGTGACGGCGACGTCTATATTTACGAAAATCGGGGAGACAATACTTTTATTACCGAATGGCAGGATCGTCTGCCTTTGCTCGATGCTGTCGACTATCTCGCGGTCGGCGATTTCGACGGCGACGGCATCAGTGATTTTGCAGCCGGTTGCCATTCGGATCCGAATCTCAATACCGAACACGACTATGATGCGCGGCATTGGTGCGTCCGCGTTTATCTCCATGAGGGCGACAATCGCTACCACGCGGCAGCGGAGCAGCGTATTTTCGGATTCGCCTCACCCCGCAACTATCTCAGCAGCCTCTCGGCCGGTGATCTCGACGGCGACGGCAAAGATGAGCTTTTCGTGACCGCTTTTCCCGACTTTTACATTTTTCGCTATCAGGATAATGAGCTGCAGCCGGTTTACCATCATCTGAACGCGCAGAATGCCGCCGTGCTGTCGGAGGACCTCGATGGTGACGGCCGCAAAGAGCTTTTGCTCGGCGACGGCAGCGAATTGCAGGCAATGATTATGGCTGACGAGGGAGCAGCCCCAGCAGTGCCGGCCGGTCTGTCGGCGCGGCCGCTGGATGAGCATCGCGTCCGCTTGTCCTGGCGCGCAGTGGAAGGTGCGGATTCTTATCGCCTCTATAAGGGCCGCCGGCAGGACAACTTGACTTTAGCGGCGGAGACAGTGCAGACCATCTATTTCGATGAGGATGTCAAAGAAGATTCGCTCTACTATTATGCGGTCCAAGCCGTGGATCTGCAAAAGCAGCCCCCGCACAGTCGCCTGTCCAACACGGTTACCGCACAACCCGGCGTGCGCCCGCAATTGATTTCGGCCGTGTATGAGGCCGCTGCGGCAGTTCGTCTGACTTTTTCCAAAGCCATGGGCGTCTCGGCCAAGGATGCGGTAAACTATCGGCTGAACAGGGGGAGCAGACCGAGCTCGGCAGCAGAAGCCGCAGGCGGCAAAGAGTGGGTCCTTTCTTTTTCTGTCCCTTTGGCCGAAGGTCAATCCCTCATCGAATGCATCGGACTCGCCGACCGCAATGGTGTGCCTATGGATTCGATGAAAAGCTCGGCCGAGTTTTGGGTGCCGGCGCCGACGATTTATCCTTTTCTGCAGCAGGCCGATTTTTCTAATGACGGCATTCGTTTGATATTCAACACGGAAATGATGATCGAATCGCTGAACGATACGGCTCATTATCGCATCAATGGAAAACGCCCCGCGGAGGTGCAGGCGCTTTCCAAACGGGAGTGTATCGTGACTCCGTTGCAACAGCCGGCGGCGGGAGACACTCTGCGGATGACGGTGCGCAACCTGCGCGCTGAAAACGGCAGAACGATTCATCTCGGCCGCGGAGATTCGATTGTGCTTATCGTTCCCAAACAGGATCAGACATCGCGGGGGATCTCTGTTTTCCCCAATCCTTGTCCGGCGACGGCGGAAACCGCTTTCGTCACCTTTGTCGGTTTGTCGGCAGGGGAACAGTTGGTTATTATGACCTCGGAAGGGCACAGGGTGAAGACGCTACGGCAGTCAGAGGCAACCCATTCGCTGAGGTGGGATTTGACCAACGATAAAGGCGAGCGGGTAGCTCCGGGAGTCTATTTGTTTCGCAGCTCCGAGCGTCATCGGTTCGGCAAAGTGGCGATTGTGCGATGA
- the coaE gene encoding dephospho-CoA kinase (Dephospho-CoA kinase (CoaE) performs the final step in coenzyme A biosynthesis.), with amino-acid sequence MNKPVVGLTGTLGSGKSLAAQMMRDRGACIVDMDQVGKWVVDHDPIVRTELQRVFGADIFDAEGRLRRSELAQIVFNDTEALARLNAAVHPAMVSRAVQEVEKAKGLGCRCVVVDAALLFELGFERYCDLTVFVDAPLQVCLERAVRFKGFSREQALARISAQWPAERKRAMADRVLDNSGSSADLERQVDELMDYICKNF; translated from the coding sequence ATGAACAAGCCTGTCGTCGGATTAACCGGAACGCTCGGCAGCGGGAAAAGCTTGGCCGCCCAGATGATGCGGGATCGCGGCGCCTGCATCGTGGATATGGATCAAGTCGGCAAATGGGTGGTCGATCATGATCCTATAGTTCGCACAGAGCTGCAACGTGTTTTCGGAGCCGACATCTTTGATGCAGAAGGCCGACTCCGCCGCAGCGAGCTGGCGCAGATTGTTTTCAACGATACTGAAGCATTGGCGCGGCTGAATGCGGCCGTGCATCCTGCCATGGTCAGCCGTGCGGTACAGGAAGTGGAGAAAGCCAAGGGCTTGGGCTGTCGTTGTGTGGTGGTCGATGCTGCGCTTTTATTCGAGTTGGGGTTTGAACGTTATTGCGATTTGACGGTTTTTGTCGATGCACCCCTTCAAGTCTGCCTTGAGCGGGCGGTTCGTTTCAAAGGCTTTAGTCGGGAGCAGGCGTTAGCCCGCATTTCCGCGCAATGGCCGGCGGAACGGAAACGCGCCATGGCCGATCGAGTGCTCGACAACAGCGGCTCCTCGGCAGATTTGGAACGTCAGGTCGATGAATTGATGGATTATATCTGTAAGAACTTCTGA